The following coding sequences are from one Solea solea chromosome 11, fSolSol10.1, whole genome shotgun sequence window:
- the LOC131468873 gene encoding trichohyalin-like, with product MEAKLKHNHGTVRKNNIARDVYRPWIIKLGEEELQRKTKGLINILKEEQVLQAQEKLRVKETEAQLRCELQKLRQMFIESDEKLRLQRNQISQLSIHVQRERASREQEILKANKNEERLKKELNKYVLQQAQDKRGANESEEQLRGELKKLRQMLITSDERVRLHMNQIEELDSLLQKKTCSHKQELLAAKKSEEALRKELQKFVLCQGRGKESEEQLRGEVKKLRQMFIACDEKMKLLLEKVKQLGSLLQKERASREQEISKAKENERRLREELQKERTSHEQEILKVNEERPKEELEGGSASCEQEILKANKSEDKLREELQKERTSCEQGIVKAIENEERLLEELQKERALHEQGILEANEKRLLEELQKERASHEQEILEANEKRLLEELQKERASHEQEILEANEKRFLEELQKERASHEQEILEANEKRLLEELQKERASHEQEILEANEKRLLEELQKERASHEQEILEANEKRFLEELQKERASHEQEILEANEKRLLEELQKERASHEQEILEANEKRLLEELQKERASHEQAILEANEKRLLEELQKARETYKMNAQCTHLHTAFDTMEWTNIFKQKEHLENKILEVPAIKMKDTLKSQTFQEENKGETDMEQVQEENEEDSDTEQLQEENEEDSDMEQLQEENEEDADMEQLQEESEQDSDMEQLQEENEEDSYMEQIQEENEEDSDMEQLQEENEKDSDMEQVQEENEEDSDTEQLQEENEEDSDMEQLQEENEEDSDMEQLQEENEKDSDMDHCQTDTKKDLSLQAKNQRRTEKPDSQVAVIQKIRASSQEDEDMVTFLSKRNIDGYEAPKLRIQICSSLEDKVNEEEEEEEEEEMEDMRSDPTSESPQECCEHTEKVPKVPKTSSWWRKFVTSKIW from the coding sequence ATGGAAGCTAAATTAAAGCACAATCATGGGACTGTTAGAAAAAATAACATTGCACGGGACGTCTATCGTCCATGGATTATTAAATTAGGAGAAGAGGAGTTGCAGAGGAAAACTAAAGGCCTGATAAATATTTTGAAGGAAGAACAAGTCTTGCAAGCCCAAGAAAAACTCAGGGTGAAGGAGACGGAAGCGCAGCTCAGATGTGAACTGCAGAAGCTCAGACAAATGTTCATTGAATCTGATGAAAAGTTGCGACTGCAGAGGAACCAAATAAGTCAGCTGAGCATCCATGTGCAGCGTGAAAGAGCCTCACGTGAACAAGAAATCCTAAAGGCGAACAAGAATGAGGAGAGGCTAAAGAAAGAACTGAATAAGTATGTTCTGCAGCAAGCACAAGACAAACGTGGGGCGAACGAGAGTGAGGAGCAGCTTAGAGGTGAACTGAAGAAGCTGAGGCAAATGTTAATCACGTCTGATGAAAGGGTTAGGCTGCACATGAACCAAATTGAAGAACTGGACAGCCttctccaaaagaaaacatgctCACACAAACAAGAGTTACTGGCGGCAAAGAAGAGCGAGGAGGCGCTCAGGAAAGAACTTCAGAAGTTTGTTCTGTGCCAAGGACGAGGGAAGGAGAGTGAAGAGCAGCTTAGAGGTGAAGTGAAAAAGCTGAGGCAAATGTTCATTGCGTGTGATGAAaagatgaagctgctgctggaaaaAGTTAAACAGCTGGGTAGTCTTCTACAAAAGGAAAGAGCCTCGCGTGAACAAGAAATATCGAAGGCAAAGGAGAATGAGAGGAGGCTCAGAGAAGAACTGCAAAAAGAAAGAACCTCACATGAACAAGAAATACTGAAGGTAAATGAAGAGAGACCCAAGGAAGAACTGGAGGGGGGAAGTGCCTCATGTGAACAAGAAATCCTGAAGGCTAACAAGAGTGAAGATAAGCTCAGAGAAGAACTGCAGAAGGAAAGAACCTCATGTGAACAAGGAATCGTAAAGGCGATTGAAAATGAGGAGAGGCTCCTGGAAGAACTGCAGAAGGAAAGAGCCTTGCATGAACAAGGGATACTGGAGGCAAACGAGAAGAGGCTCCTGGAAGAACTGCAGAAGGAAAGAGCCTCGCATGAACAAGAGATACTGGAGGCAAACGAGAAGAGGCTCCTGGAAGAACTGCAGAAGGAAAGAGCCTCGCATGAACAAGAGATACTGGAGGCAAACGAGAAGAGGTTCCTGGAAGAACTGCAGAAGGAAAGAGCCTCGCATGAACAAGAGATACTGGAGGCAAACGAGAAGAGGCTCCTGGAAGAACTGCAGAAGGAAAGAGCCTCGCATGAACAAGAGATACTGGAGGCAAACGAGAAGAGGCTCCTGGAAGAACTGCAGAAGGAAAGAGCCTCGCATGAACAAGAGATACTGGAGGCAAACGAGAAGAGGTTCCTGGAAGAACTGCAGAAGGAAAGAGCCTCGCATGAACAAGAGATACTGGAGGCAAACGAGAAGAGGCTCCTGGAAGAACTGCAGAAGGAAAGAGCCTCGCATGAACAAGAGATACTGGAGGCAAACGAGAAGAGGCTCCTGGAAGAACTGCAGAAGGAAAGAGCCTCGCATGAACAAGCGATACTGGAGGCAAACGAGAAGAGGCTCCTGGAAGAACTGCAGAAGGCAAGAGAGACTTACAAAATGAACGCACagtgcacacatttacacactgctTTTGACACCATGGAGTGGACAAACATATTCAAACAGAAGGAGCATCTGGAAAACAAAATTCTTGAAGTCCCAGCCATCAAGATGAAGGACACATTAAAAAGTCAGACTTTTCAGGAGGAGAATAAGGGTGAAACCGATATGGAGCAAGTTCAGGAAGAGAATGAGGAAGATTCAGATACAGAGCAACTTCAGGAGGAGAATGAGGAAGATTCAGATATGGAGCAACTTCAGGAAGAGAATGAGGAAGATGCAGATATGGAGCAACTTCAGGAGGAGTCTGAGCAAGATTCAGATATGGAGCAACTTCAGGAAGAGAATGAGGAAGATTCATATATGGAGCAAATTCAGGAGGAGAATGAGGAAGATTCAGATATGGAGCAACTTCAGGAGGAGAATGAGAAAGATTCAGATATGGAGCAAGTTCAGGAAGAGAATGAGGAAGATTCAGATACAGAGCAACTTCAGGAAGAGAATGAGGAAGATTCAGATATGGAGCAACTTCAGGAGGAGAATGAGGAAGATTCAGATATGGAGCAACTTCAGGAGGAGAATGAGAAAGATTCAGATATGGATCACTGTCAGACTGACACTAAAAAGGACCTTTCACTGCAGGCAAAGAATCAACGCCGTACAGAGAAACCAGACAGCCAGGTGGCGGTCATCCAGAAAATAAGAGCAAGCAGCCAGGAGGATGAAGATATGGTAACGTTCTTGTCAAAAAGGAACATTGATGGTTACGAAGCCCCCAAACTCCGAATACAAATCTGCTCGTCCTTGGAGGACaaggtgaatgaggaggaggaggaggaggaggaggaggaaatggaggaCATGAGGTCTGATCCAACATCTGAGTCCCCACAGGAGTGTTGCGAACATACGGAGAAGGTGCCCAAGGTACCAAAGACCTCGTCATGGTGGAGGAAATTTGTTACCTCCAAAATCTGGTAA